The following are encoded together in the Plasmodium vinckei vinckei genome assembly, chromosome: PVVCY_12 genome:
- a CDS encoding transmembrane emp24 domain-containing protein, putative, protein MKGIILIGYLLLIACLNYFYVQGAYFYVKEGVEKCFVETVTKNVIIVASYDNYGSKELKCLINVKNKNGHVLYTHDASQMIRGKISYMAKTSGLHYICILCPSNNWFKDTSVKWTMSIEVGGSDIDFNETAKKSELSKTSSTLQSLKRKFHSMKSHQTHQKLIADNMHEHNKNVHKNMIYCYIIEIIILIAITGYSIMHLKNYFKANKLM, encoded by the exons atgaaagGGATAATATTGATTGGATATTTATTACTTATAGCatgtttaaattatttttacgtTCAAGgggcatatttttatgtaaaagaAGGTGTTGAAAAATGCTTTGTTGAGACagttacaaaaaatgttattataGTAGCATCATATGATAATTATGGATCAAAAG AACTAAAATGCTTGATCAatgtgaaaaataaaaatgggcATGTTTTGTATACCCACGATGCATCCCAAATGATTAGAG GAAAAATATCGTATATGGCAAAAACAAGTGGGCTACATTATATTTGCATTTTATGTCCTTCAAATAATTGGTTTAAAGATACATCAGTAAAATGGACAATGTCGATTGAAGTTGGTGGATCAGATATTGATTTTAATGAAACTGCAAAAAAATCAGAACTAAGTAAAACATCAAGTACTTTACAAAgtttaaaaagaaaatttcaTTCTATGAAGTCACACCAAACGCATCAAAAGCTAATA GCGGACAATATGCATGAGCATAACAAAaatgttcataaaaatatgatctATTGTTACATTAtagaaattattatattaatagcAATAACAGGGTATTCTATAATGCATTTaaagaattattttaaagcaAACAAATTAATGTGA
- a CDS encoding DNA replication licensing factor MCM3, putative — MENLSIQKSVTPSRRSDFRAYNNSLINYTLMDSSINNSSILDNSMRLDKESKERKLQKINDNIISEYESGRQSVVFTQQKYKQLLEGFLLFVQTNKYIHQKITELRADATEEYNKMVDKNIPNIIIHQRLICNINNFQTGNEQFELLAKCLIKEPYLALPAYQAAIKELWKSQDSKIDIECPKIGISGWLGRHHVTPRGLQSSMINKLVAVEGVVNKCSTVQPKLVQSVYIGEAVHDINADVRSEEKTVHLRPHYDITDFDKTAKDSGRPPASDPEGKIMHRHEIGLCKYKNHQKFVIQETPEDAPTGQMPRWVEVIVEDDLCDIVKCGDRVRVWGVYRASCGQANSTNSGLGRSFLIANNVLVKNKETYDTNLFISEADKKNFHAFAKKQNTIDILGYSFAPSICGQDIVKKGIVLMLAGGTERALPSHHIRGDIHIMLVGDPSCGKSQLLRYVMSIMPGTVSATGRGSSGVGLTAAIVTDQDTGERVVEGGAMVMGDRRVVCIDEFDKMQQTDRVAIHEVMEQQTVTVAKAGIHTTLNARCTVLAAANPLYGCWNDSLDMGQQLQFEPSLLSRFDLIFLVRDSTTEKDDERIAESVLRNVTEKAKPILNENRNSQKNFVIQADSYDINQKAQHISIYNEREVNNNNNNDPNNAQDNEEFETPIFANRDEMIYYDKDGVEHEILTVPFFKKYLHYVKNVFYNEKQRTDGWKPYPEVSDEACEVITELYADLREKAAKYSHNKIIQGVTPRTLEAIIRIASSHAKLKLNRYVTSVDVNYAKKLLMYTLFGEEIVESEDEYEEDDEEEEDYEDDDDEEYIHKSINRKTKTKTKKRTAEKQTTSRKKNKTNKSKDNQDDNLMIDNNKSASAKATPLDVKEIERLIVENVTLNDPGDGLRDEALLDLIILGNKEKMPHLAKLDIATLRKIINSLNEMDGAPIYYVKKDKVVYKC; from the exons ATGGAAAATCTAAGCATACAAAAAAGTGTTACTCCATCAAGGAGGTCCGATTTTCGGGCATACAATAATTCactaataaattatacatTAATGGATTCTTccataaataattcatcAATCTTAGATAATTCAATGCGATTAGATAAAGAAAGTAAAGAAAGAAAactacaaaaaataaatgacaATATTATTAGTGAATATGAGTCAGGAAGACAAAGTGTTGTTTTTACACAACAAAAGTATAAGCAATTGTTAGAAGGTTTCTTATTGTTTGTTCagacaaataaatatatacaccaAAAAATAACAGAACTAAGAGCTGATGCTACagaagaatataataaaatggtagataaaaatatacctAACATAATTATACATCAAAGATTGATATGTAATATCaataattttcaaacaGGTAATGAACAATTTGAATTACTAGCCAAATGTCTAATAAAAGAACCTTATTTAGCATTACCAGCTTATCAAGCTGCTATAAAAGAATTATGGAAATCTCAAGATAGTAAAATTGATATAGAATGCCCTAAAATAGGTATATCTGGTTGGTTAGGTAGACATCATGTAACTCCAAGAGGTTTACAAAGTTCAatgattaataaattagttGCAGTTGAAGGTGTAGTAAATAAATGTTCTACAGTTCAACCTAAGTTAGTACAATCTGTTTATATTGGTGAAGCTGTACATGATATAAATGCAGATGTTCGAAGCGAAGAAAAAACTGTTCATTTAAGGCCACATTATGATATAACAGATTTCGATAAAACAGCAAAAGATTCTGGAAGACCTCCAGCCTCAGATCCAGAAGGTAAAATTATGCACAGACATGAAATAGgattatgtaaatataaaaatcatCAAAAGTTTGTTATTCAAGAAACACCTGAAGATGCACCAACTGGTCAAATGCCAAGATGGGTAGAAGTAATTGTAGAAGATGATTTATGTGATATTGTAAAATGTGGAGATCGAGTTAGAGTTTGGGGTGTTTATAGAGCTAGCTGTGGACAAGCCAATAGTACTAATAGTGGATTAGGTAGATCATTCTTAATAGCTAACAATGTTTtagttaaaaataaagaaacatATGAtactaatttatttatttctgaagcggataaaaaaaatttccatgcatttgcaaaaaaacaaaacacTATAGATATATTAGGTTATTCTTTTGCTCCATCTATATGTGGTCAAgatattgtaaaaaaggGAATTGTACTTATGTTAGCAGGAGGTACAGAACGTGCATTACCTTCTCATCATATAAGAGGagatatacatataatgtTGGTTGGTGATCCAAGTTGTGGTAAATCACAATTATTACGTTATGTTATGAGTATCATGCCAGGTACTGTTTCAGCAACAGGTAGAGGTTCATCAGGTGTCGGTTTAACAGCAGCTATTGTAACTGATCAAGATACAGGTGAACGTGTTGTTGAAGGAGGAGCTATGGTTATGGGTGATCGAAGAGTTGTATGTATTGATGAATTTGATAAAATGCAACAAACTGATAGAGTAGCAATTCATGAAGTTATGGAACAACAAACTGTTACTGTTGCAAAAGCTGGTATACATACCACATTAAATGCTAGATGTACAGTCTTAGCAGCAGCTAACCCATTATATGGTTGTTGGAATGATTCCCTTGATATGGGACAACAATTACAATTCGAACCATCTTTACTTTCCCGTTTTGACTTGATATTTTTAGTTAGAGATAGTACCACTGAAAAAGATGATGAAAGAATTGCAGAATCCGTTTTAAGAAATGTCACAGAAAAAGCAAAACCaatattaaatgaaaatcgAAATAGCCAAAAGAATTTTGTTATACAAGCAGATAGCTATGATATTAATCAAAAGGCTCAACatattagtatatataatgaaagagaagtaaacaataataataataatgatccAAATAATGCTCAAGATAATGAAGAATTTGAAACTCCTATATTTGCAAATAGAGAtgaaatgatatattatgataaaGATGGTGTAGAACATGAAATATTAACTGtcccattttttaaaaaatatttacattatgttaaaaatgtattttataatgaaaaacaaAGAACTGATGGATGGAAACCATATCCAGAAGTTAGTGATGAAGCATGTGAAGTTATTACTGAATTATATGCAGACTTAAGAGAAAAAGCTGCTAAGTATTCCcacaataaaattatacaagGTGTTACACCAAGAACCCTAGAAGCCATTATTCGTATAGCTTCATCTCATGCAAAATTAAAACTAAATAGATATGTAACAAGTGTAGATGTCAATTAtgctaaaaaattattaatgtaTACTCTATTTGGAGAAGAAATTGTTGAATCAGAAGATGAGTATGAAGAGGACGATGAAGAAGAGGAAGACTATGAAGATGACGATGATGAagaatatattcataaatcAATCAATAGAAAAACTAAAacgaaaacaaaaaaaagaacagCTGAAAAACAAACTACtagtagaaaaaaaaataaaacaaataaatcaaaagaTAACCAGGATGATAATCTAATGATAGACAACAACAAATCTGCTAGTGCTAAAGCAACACCTCTTGATGTTAAAGAAATAGAAAGATTGATCGTCGAAAATGTTACCCTCAACGACCCCGGTGATGGATTACGAGACGAAGCCCTTCTCGACCTG ATCATCTTGGGCaacaaagaaaaaatgcCTCACCTTGCAAAGTTGGATATCGCGACCCTacgaaaaattattaactCCTTGAACGAAATGGACGGTGCACCAATTTACTACGTCAAAAAAGACAAAGTAGTTTATAAATGCTAA
- a CDS encoding ubiquitin-conjugating enzyme E2 N, putative — MSIPRRIIKETQNLANEPPPGIVAAPVPENYRHFDIKINGPEGTPYEGGSYKLELFLPEQYPMEPPKVRFLTKIYHPNIDKLGRICLDILKDKWSPALQIRTVLLSIQALLSSPEPDDPLDSKVAEHFKQDKKDAENVAREWNKMYANSAI, encoded by the exons ATGTCAATACCAAGAAGGATAATAAAGGAAACACAAAACTTAGCAAATGAACCac CCCCCGGTATTGTTGCTGCCCCTGTTCCCGAAAATTATAGGCACTTTGacattaaaataaatggcCCTGAAGGAACTCCATATGAAG GTGGCTCCTATAAGTTAGAACTTTTTTTGCCTGAGCAATACCCAATGGAACCCCCAAAAGTTCGATTtctaacaaaaatatatcatccCAATATT GATAAGTTAGGAAGAATATGCttagatatattaaaagataaatGGAGTCCAGCATTACAAATAAGAACTGTATTACTGAGCATACAAGCTTTGTTGTCATCACCAGAACCTGATGATCCTTTAGATTCAAAAGTTGCTGAACATTTTAAACAAGATAAAAAGGATGCTGAAAATGTTGCAAGAGAATGGAATAAAATGTATGCCAATAGTgccatataa
- a CDS encoding ubiquitin carboxyl-terminal hydrolase 14, putative: MTIVKVTVKWKTNVYNDLELNINEPIALFKEQLWKLTAVPAEKQKLMYKGLIKDDTDLQTLNIKNNDKIMLVGSSEALAEKPDKITFVEDLSKEDKEKFNDDKNIIFEDQGIVNLGNTCYFNAVLQFLTSFNDLGEFLCNIKKPKSLGFRSNKDILFDCYIHFSKTFGKSSEPYVPLELLKAFRDVFPKFKTVNVRTKQYAQQDAEECMNAILTSLNEHTESKIIDKLFSFKIVGKIKCIEQDDDPNKKKESPQNTEADKTKADKTEADKTEADKTKADKTEEEQDNNFELTEEFHNKLICYMGTQNTPVNHLHEGIRLSLIEKIKKKKNENDKEDTLYEKKSEIDSLPPYLIVHFLRFESKRIVDTSNTVSVVTAKICRKVSFPEIFDIYDFCSDKIKADLKIARNIIMNRKDIKTPNAKEETNEGDNPSQNPTTQLDEKKEFIEIPNGEYELISVITHKGRNEESGHYIAWKKMRNRINKDLQYDDNGPRVKKNKSNNEPSWFKMDDDKVSLHNFSSLDLFGGCSDYNTAVLLLYKRKTLSCTQEELNKNSA; this comes from the exons atgacaatAGTTAAGGTGACAGTCAAATGGAAAACAAATGTTTACAATGATCTCGAgcttaatataaatgaaccAATAGCATTATTTAAAGAACAGTTATG GAAATTGACTGCGGTCCCTGCAGAAAAGCAAAAGCTAATGTACAAAGGACTCATAAAAGATGACACTGATTTACAAACATtgaacataaaaaataatgataaaattatgcTAGTAGGGTCCTCAGAAGCATTAGCTGAAAAACCTGATAAAATTACATTTGTAGAAGATTTATCAAAAgaagataaagaaaaatttaatgacgataaaaatataattttcgaAGATCAAGGTATAGTCAATTTAGGAAACACTTGTTATTTTAATGCAGTTTTGCAATTTTTAACTTCTTTTAATGATTTAGGagaatttttatgtaatataaaaaaaccaAAAAGTCTTGGATTCAGATCaaataaagatattttatttgattgttatatacatttttctaAAACATTTGGAAAATCATCAGAACCATATGTTCCCttagaattattaaaagCTTTTAGAGATGTTTTTCCAAAATTTAAAACTGTCAATGTAAGAACAAAACAATATGCACAACAAGATGCAGAAGAATGTATGAATGCCATTCTTACTTCATTAAATGAACATACAGAATCAAAAATTATTGATAaacttttttcatttaaaatagtgggaaaaattaaatgcaTAGAACAGGATGATGACcccaataaaaaaaaagaatcaCCACAAAACACTGAAGCAGACAAAACTAAAGCAGACAAAACAGAAGCGGACAAAACTGAAGCAGACAAAACTAAAGCAGACAAAACAGAAGAAGAACAAGATAACAATTTCGAATTAACAGAAGAAtttcataataaattaatttgttATATGGGGACACAAAATACCCCTGTAAATCATCTTCATGAAGGTATTAGATTATCATTGatcgaaaaaattaaaaaaaaaaaaaatgaaaatgataaagaagatacattatatgaaaaaaaatcagaAATTGATTCATTACCTCCTTATTTAAttgtacattttttacGATTTGAATCAAAACGCATTGTAGATACAAGTAATACTGTTTCTGTTGTTACTGCCAAAATATGTAGAAAAGTTTCCTTCCCAGaaatttttgatatttatGATTTCTGTtcagataaaataaaagccGATCTAAAAATCGCtcgaaatattattatgaacCGAAAGGATATCAAAACACCCAATGCAAAAGAAGAAACAAATGAAGGTGACAATCCATCTCAAAACCCAACGACCCAActtgatgaaaaaaaagaattcaTTGAAATTCCAAATGGAGAATATGAATTAATTTCAGTTATTACACACAAAGGAAGAAATGAAGAAAGTGGACATTATATTGcatggaaaaaaatgagaaatcgtataaataaagatttACAGTATGATGATAATGGCCCAagagttaaaaaaaataaaagtaataatGAACCATCATGGTTTAAAATGGATGATGATAAAGTAAGTCTTCATAATTTCTCCTCTCTTGATTTATTTGGAGGATGTAGTGATTATAATACAgctgtattattattatacaaaaGGAAGACACTATCTTGTACACAAGAagaattaaacaaaaattcaGCCTAA